CTTCCACTCAGGTAATCGAGAATAAGCTGGTACACCCGCCACGTTACAATTTCGCGCCAGATGTCGACGTTTAATGTCAACGAACGCGTCTTGGAGTATGTCATCGCGGCGCGCGACACACCGGTTTGAATGCCGGATCAGAGCGGATGTCTTTTGTCGAGGTGGAACTGAAGTAAAACAGGCTTGGCACTTTTCGACACCCAAGCTAGTTTGACGCCAAGCGTGCCGAGGAGGGCACGCATCAACGGGAGTAACATCAATGACCAAATACCTGAGCGGCGCCGCTGTCTGCGCCATCTCTCTTGCGTTCGTATCCGAAGCTGCGGCGACTGAATGGAACGTTTCTGTCTGGGGCAAGCGCCGCGCCTTCACCGAGCATGTTGAAAAGCTGGCCGAGCTGGTGTCCGAAAAGACCGGTGGCGAATTCACCATGAACGTAAGCTACGGCGGTTTGTCCAAGAACCGTGAAAACCTTGATGGTATCTCTATCGGTGCTTTTGAGATGGCACAGTTCTGCGCGGGCTATCACGCGGATAAGAACCGCGTTGTCACCGTGCTTGAACTGCCGTTTCTGGGCGTGGAAAACCTTGAGCAGGAACGCGCTGTCTCCAAGGCTGTCTATTCGCACCCCGCTGCCGCCGAGGAAATGGCGCAGTGGAATGCAAAGTTGCTGATGACCTCACCTATGCCACAGTACAACCTTGTGGGCACGGGCGAGCCCCGCATGACACTTGAAGATATGAAGGGCATGCGTGTCCGCGCGACTGGCGGTCTGGGCAAAGCGTTTGAAGCTGTTGGTGCCGTGCCGACATCCGTGACCGCGACCGAAGCCTATCAGGCGATGGAATCCGGTGTGGTGGATACAGTGGCCTTCGCCCAGCACGCACACCTGTCTTTCGGCACGATCAATCAGGCTGACTGGTGGACTGCAAACCTGAACCCCGGCACCGTGAACTGCCCTGTGGTTGTCAACATCGACGCCTACGAGTCGCTGTCTGACGCAGAGCGTGAAGCGCTGGATTCTTCCATCGAGGAATCCCTCGATCATTATCTGGCCAACTACGGTGAGTTGCTGGAGCGTTGGGATGCGGTGCTTGAAGAGAA
The Sulfitobacter noctilucicola genome window above contains:
- a CDS encoding C4-dicarboxylate TRAP transporter substrate-binding protein, which translates into the protein MTKYLSGAAVCAISLAFVSEAAATEWNVSVWGKRRAFTEHVEKLAELVSEKTGGEFTMNVSYGGLSKNRENLDGISIGAFEMAQFCAGYHADKNRVVTVLELPFLGVENLEQERAVSKAVYSHPAAAEEMAQWNAKLLMTSPMPQYNLVGTGEPRMTLEDMKGMRVRATGGLGKAFEAVGAVPTSVTATEAYQAMESGVVDTVAFAQHAHLSFGTINQADWWTANLNPGTVNCPVVVNIDAYESLSDAEREALDSSIEESLDHYLANYGELLERWDAVLEEKGVKKVEIAPEVLEEFRAAAAAPARDAWIADMEAQGLPGQELYDLVVKTLADTKAGGS